From one Trifolium pratense cultivar HEN17-A07 linkage group LG1, ARS_RC_1.1, whole genome shotgun sequence genomic stretch:
- the LOC123902772 gene encoding glutamate--tRNA ligase, cytoplasmic-like, with amino-acid sequence MVLPDLPDAEIGNVRLRFAPEPSGYLHIGHAKAALLNQYFADRYQGQVIIRFDDTNPTKESNEFVDNLVKDIGTLGIKYETITYTSDYFPELMELAEKLISQGKAYVDDTPGEQMKAERKDGIESKCRNQSVEENLKLWKEMIAGSERGLQCCVRGKLDMQDPNKSLRDPVYYRCNPMPHHRIGSKYKVYPTYDFACPYVDSTEGITHALRSSEYHDRNAQYYQIQEDMGVEKVLIYEFSRLNMVYTVLSKRELLKVVQNGTVESWDDPRFPTLQGIMRRGLKIEALIQFIYDQGASKNLNLMEWDKLWTINKKIIDPVCPRHTAVIADRRVLLTLTDGPEKSSVRIIPRHKKYEAAGNKATTYAKRIWIDYADAKSISTGEEVTLMDWGNAIVKEVEKDQDGNVIGLSGVLHLEGSVKTTKLKLTWLPELDELVSLTLMEFDYLITKKKLEEGEDIIDWLNPCTKKETLAYGDANMRNLQRGEVLQLERKGYFRCDVPFVRPSKPIVLFAIPDGRQQKSFK; translated from the coding sequence ATGGTTCTTCCAGATCTTCCAGATGCTGAAATTGGAAACGTTCGGTTGCGATTTGCACCTGAGCCTAGTGGCTATCTTCACATTGGTCACGCAAAAGCAGCTCTGTTGAACCAGTATTTTGCTGATCGATACCAAGGTCAGGTTATTATTCGTTTCGATGATACCAATCCTACTAAAGAAAGTAATGAGTTTGTGGACAACTTGGTGAAAGATATTGGTACATTAGGTATCAAATATGAAACAATTACATATACATCAGATTACTTCCCTGAGTTGATGGAATTGGctgaaaaattaattagtcAGGGTAAAGCATATGTTGATGACACTCCTGGCGAACAAATGAAAGCGGAGAGAAAGGATGGCATAGAATCTAAATGCAGAAATCAAAGTGTAGAGGAGAATTTGAAACTATGGAAGGAGATGATTGCAGGATCGGAGAGGGGCTTGCAGTGTTGTGTCCGTGGGAAATTGGATATGCAGGACCCGAACAAATCACTCCGTGATCCTGTTTACTATCGGTGCAATCCGATGCCTCATCACAGAATTGGATCCAAGTATAAAGTGTATCCGACTTATGATTTTGCATGTCCATATGTTGATTCGACGGAAGGTATCACACATGCCCTTCGGTCAAGTGAATACCATGATCGGAATGCTCAGTATTATCAGATTCAAGAGGATATGGGAGTTGAGAAAGTTCTCATCTACGAATTTAGCCGGTTGAATATGGTCTACACTGTTCTCAGCAAGCGGGAGCTTCTGAAGGTTGTTCAAAATGGAACAGTTGAATCATGGGATGATCCACGATTTCCTACATTGCAAGGAATTATGCGTAGAGGTTTGAAAATTGAAGCGCTAATCCAATTTATTTATGATCAAGGGGCATCAAAAAATCTCAATCTCATGGAGTGGGACAAGCTCTGGACCATCAATAAGAAGATTATTGACCCTGTATGTCCCAGACACACTGCTGTCATTGCGGATAGACGGGTATTGTTGACCCTCACGGATGGTCCTGAGAAATCATCTGTCCGCATCATACCTAGGCACAAGAAATATGAAGCTGCCGGAAATAAAGCTACGACATATGCTAAAAGGATATGGATTGACTATGCTGATGCAAAGTCCATATCAACAGGTGAGGAAGTAACCTTGATGGATTGGGGAAATGCCATAGTAAAGGAAGTAGAGAAGGACCAAGATGGGAATGTCATAGGGTTGAGTGGTGTTTTGCATCTTGAAGGATCTGTGAAGACCACAAAATTGAAACTTACTTGGCTACCTGAGTTAGATGAACTAGTTAGCTTGACATTGATGGAGTTTGATTATCTAATTACCAAGAAAAAGCTTGAGGAAGGAGAGGACATCATTGATTGGCTTAATCCCTGTACAAAAAAGGAGACTCTAGCATATGGAGATGCCAATATGCGAAATCTTCAGCGTGGAGAGGTATTGCAGCTGGAGCGAAAGGGATATTTCAGGTGTGATGTACCCTTCGTTCGGCCTTCAAAACCAATCGTCTTGTTTGCAATCCCAGATGGCAGGCAGCAAAAATCTTtcaagtaa